From Haloglomus litoreum, the proteins below share one genomic window:
- a CDS encoding redoxin domain-containing protein, with product MVSEGDPAPTFTAKYGTSDHEPFDLAAVVGDGPVVLAFFPGAFTPPCSNEMVAFQSRLTDFEDAGATLLGVSADSPFSQGAFREEHGLEFELVSDMAREAIRAYDLEMDIPDLGLHGIANRAVYVLDEEGTVAFAWEADDPTNEPDYEAVLEAARGA from the coding sequence ATGGTATCCGAAGGCGACCCGGCACCCACGTTCACCGCGAAGTACGGCACGAGCGACCACGAACCGTTCGACCTCGCGGCGGTCGTCGGCGACGGCCCCGTCGTGCTGGCGTTCTTCCCCGGCGCGTTCACGCCGCCGTGCAGCAACGAGATGGTGGCGTTCCAGAGCCGCCTCACCGACTTCGAGGACGCGGGCGCGACGCTGCTGGGAGTCAGTGCCGACTCCCCGTTCTCGCAGGGCGCGTTCCGCGAGGAGCACGGGCTCGAGTTCGAGCTCGTCAGCGACATGGCCCGGGAGGCCATCCGGGCCTACGACCTGGAGATGGACATCCCGGACCTCGGCCTGCACGGCATCGCGAACCGGGCCGTGTACGTCCTCGATGAGGAGGGGACCGTCGCGTTCGCCTGGGAGGCCGACGACCCGACGAACGAGCCGGACTACGAGGCGGTGCTGGAGGCCGCGCGGGGAGCGTAA
- a CDS encoding DUF373 family protein, with protein MSTLVVCVDRGSDLADGEPVVGRAAIERLVMEVGIADPETSRVNSFLETLRVADDIEAEGDEAVVAVVSGGGDGVDADRAVARQTDELVAEYGPDSAVVVTDSAEDERLVPIVESRVRVDAVDRVVVRQSHDIESTYYVLKQFLADEELRATVLVPIGAALLAFPVLLLLADSLTVAVSAIAAVIGVFLLYKGLGVDDWLAALPGAVRDAFYSGQVSLVTYVVGAGLAMVGLFAGAIDISNTTASPVIMGMRFVFAAVPWLALAALTASTGRLIDEFLAEERVPNAFLNLPFGVVAVGLVVRGFSAYFLERAGEIPPVMVPATELGPVSVEGFTVSVWTRLAAFVLLGIAISLGGVRFTSYITAEESDGVEEEFPES; from the coding sequence GTGAGTACGCTCGTCGTCTGTGTGGACCGGGGGAGTGACCTCGCCGACGGTGAGCCCGTCGTGGGCCGCGCGGCCATCGAGCGGCTCGTGATGGAGGTGGGGATCGCGGACCCGGAGACCTCCCGTGTCAACAGCTTCCTCGAGACCCTGCGGGTCGCCGACGACATCGAGGCGGAAGGCGACGAGGCCGTCGTCGCGGTCGTCTCGGGCGGCGGCGACGGGGTCGACGCCGACCGTGCGGTCGCCCGGCAGACCGACGAGCTGGTCGCCGAGTACGGCCCGGACTCGGCCGTCGTCGTCACGGACAGTGCGGAGGACGAGCGGCTGGTCCCCATCGTCGAGTCCCGTGTGCGGGTGGACGCGGTCGACCGCGTCGTCGTGCGCCAGAGCCACGACATCGAGTCCACCTACTACGTCCTCAAGCAGTTCCTCGCCGACGAGGAGCTGCGCGCGACCGTCCTCGTCCCCATCGGCGCGGCGCTGCTGGCGTTCCCGGTCCTGCTGTTGCTGGCGGACTCGCTGACGGTCGCCGTCTCGGCCATCGCCGCGGTCATCGGCGTCTTCCTCCTCTACAAGGGGCTGGGCGTCGACGACTGGCTGGCCGCGCTCCCCGGCGCGGTCCGGGACGCGTTCTACTCCGGACAGGTGTCGCTGGTGACGTACGTCGTCGGGGCGGGCCTGGCGATGGTGGGCCTGTTCGCCGGCGCCATCGACATCTCGAACACGACCGCGAGCCCGGTCATCATGGGGATGCGGTTCGTCTTCGCGGCGGTGCCGTGGCTCGCGCTGGCCGCCCTCACCGCCTCGACGGGGCGGCTCATCGACGAGTTCCTCGCCGAGGAACGGGTCCCCAACGCCTTCCTCAACCTCCCGTTCGGCGTGGTCGCCGTCGGCCTCGTGGTCCGCGGGTTCTCGGCGTACTTCCTGGAGCGCGCCGGCGAGATCCCACCGGTGATGGTCCCCGCGACCGAGCTGGGGCCGGTCTCCGTCGAGGGGTTCACCGTCAGCGTCTGGACCCGACTGGCCGCCTTCGTCCTGCTCGGCATCGCCATCAGCCTCGGCGGCGTCCGGTTCACCTCGTACATCACCGCCGAGGAGAGCGACGGCGTCGAGGAGGAGTTCCCGGAGTCGTGA
- a CDS encoding METTL5 family protein: MTETRRRLAQELGVVAGFEDPVAALEQYHTPPDLAAHIVHVADLRGDIEDETVLDLGCGTGMLALGAALRSPARVVGVELDAAALVTARRNERRVGARADVAWVRGDATRLPLSPPPCTVLMNPPFGAQDGNEHADRAFLAAAAEVARVSYSVHNAGSQEFVESFAADNGGEVTDAFRAELELPNQFDHHEAEAGVVDAEVFRIRWRGGE, encoded by the coding sequence GTGACCGAGACGCGGCGGCGGCTGGCCCAGGAACTCGGCGTGGTCGCGGGATTCGAGGACCCCGTGGCGGCGCTGGAGCAGTACCACACGCCGCCCGACCTCGCCGCCCACATCGTCCACGTCGCGGACCTGCGGGGCGACATCGAGGACGAGACGGTCCTCGACCTGGGCTGTGGGACCGGGATGCTGGCGCTGGGCGCGGCGCTGCGCTCGCCGGCGCGCGTCGTCGGTGTCGAGCTGGACGCGGCCGCGCTGGTCACCGCCCGACGGAACGAGCGCCGGGTCGGTGCCCGCGCCGACGTGGCCTGGGTGCGCGGGGACGCCACGCGGCTCCCGCTCTCCCCGCCACCGTGTACGGTCCTGATGAACCCGCCGTTCGGCGCGCAGGACGGCAACGAGCACGCCGACCGCGCGTTCCTGGCGGCGGCAGCCGAGGTCGCGCGGGTCTCCTACTCCGTCCACAACGCCGGCAGTCAGGAGTTCGTCGAGTCGTTCGCCGCGGACAACGGCGGCGAGGTCACGGACGCGTTCCGGGCGGAGCTGGAACTGCCCAACCAGTTCGACCACCACGAGGCCGAGGCGGGCGTGGTCGACGCCGAGGTGTTCCGGATCCGGTGGCGCGGTGGGGAGTGA
- a CDS encoding MBL fold metallo-hydrolase: MNESRLRAGTDSVGRVEFEVEFPPGHVACYVVDAGGPVLVDAGMPDERGVGGHGEAFREGLARYDHEVADIEHLVLTHPHVDHIGQIPAVLEAADPTVHAPVGVRERFARDAEALAERVRTNASAAGLSGDQLDDAVEMARESLERDRSLLPPTAVDHWVDPGETFTVGDLDLTATHTPGHQADHLVYAADIDGERALFSGDAAIQPFRPVLIHDGLDDGYREAFAAYRRGLDRLAALDPTPDHVYPDHGPVHDDLAGVVERDRGSLERRLDGVREQVATGVRTVPGVAMGIAGDDRSVRYLLPEAMSALAHLESEGEVVATVEDGVRYYDPA; the protein is encoded by the coding sequence ATGAATGAGAGTCGGCTGCGCGCCGGGACGGACTCCGTCGGGCGCGTCGAGTTCGAGGTCGAGTTCCCGCCCGGCCACGTCGCCTGCTACGTCGTCGACGCCGGGGGGCCCGTGCTCGTCGACGCGGGGATGCCGGACGAGCGCGGGGTCGGCGGCCACGGCGAGGCGTTCCGCGAGGGGCTGGCCCGGTACGACCACGAGGTGGCCGACATCGAGCATCTCGTCCTCACGCACCCGCACGTGGACCACATCGGGCAGATTCCCGCCGTGCTGGAGGCCGCCGACCCGACGGTCCACGCGCCGGTCGGCGTCCGCGAGCGGTTCGCACGTGACGCCGAGGCACTGGCCGAACGCGTCCGGACGAACGCCTCGGCGGCCGGCCTCTCCGGCGACCAGCTCGACGATGCCGTCGAGATGGCACGCGAATCGCTGGAGCGCGACCGCTCGCTGCTCCCGCCGACGGCAGTCGACCACTGGGTCGACCCGGGTGAGACGTTCACCGTCGGCGACCTCGACCTGACGGCTACGCACACACCCGGGCACCAGGCTGACCACCTCGTCTACGCGGCCGATATCGACGGGGAGCGGGCGTTGTTCTCGGGCGACGCCGCTATCCAGCCGTTCCGTCCGGTCCTCATCCACGACGGCCTCGACGACGGCTACCGCGAGGCGTTCGCGGCCTACCGACGCGGCCTGGACCGGCTCGCTGCCCTCGACCCGACGCCCGACCACGTCTACCCGGATCACGGCCCGGTCCACGACGACCTCGCGGGGGTCGTCGAGCGCGACCGTGGCTCGCTGGAGCGACGCCTCGACGGCGTCCGTGAACAGGTCGCGACCGGCGTCCGAACGGTGCCGGGCGTCGCGATGGGCATCGCCGGCGACGACCGGAGCGTCCGCTACCTCCTCCCCGAGGCGATGAGTGCCCTCGCGCACCTCGAATCCGAGGGCGAGGTCGTCGCGACCGTCGAGGACGGCGTCCGCTACTACGACCCGGCCTGA
- a CDS encoding transcriptional regulator, giving the protein MQGVDEPTTRQLIADHLRAEALVASAIASEFDITTDQALSHVRHIARSLDATDEELLVAPPECRDCGFSAFDDPVNRPSRCPDCKSEAIAEPAFRVD; this is encoded by the coding sequence ATGCAGGGCGTCGACGAGCCGACCACACGCCAACTGATCGCCGACCACCTCAGAGCGGAGGCGCTGGTGGCGAGTGCCATCGCCAGCGAGTTCGACATCACCACCGACCAGGCCCTCTCGCACGTCCGGCACATCGCCCGCTCGCTCGATGCGACCGACGAGGAGCTCCTGGTCGCGCCGCCGGAGTGTCGGGACTGCGGCTTCTCGGCGTTCGACGACCCTGTCAACCGACCCTCCCGATGCCCGGACTGCAAGTCCGAAGCCATCGCCGAGCCGGCCTTCCGCGTCGATTAG
- a CDS encoding sulfite oxidase-like oxidoreductase: MGDIVDVTELYREFGEERLPPGQRETSAFPVLSKSGTPAVEEPSVEVWGAVEEPTTFSFAEFQELPSETQRQDFHCVTGWSKFDCEFTGVTFPTLAETVGVEDDAVHVMFHAADGYTTDLPLEACMRRETMLAWAFDGEPLPADHGGPLRVVTPHRYAYKGAKWVTGVEFLTDPERGYWERRGYSVTADPWSEDRYA, from the coding sequence ATGGGCGATATCGTTGACGTCACGGAGCTCTACCGCGAGTTCGGCGAGGAGCGGCTGCCGCCGGGGCAGCGCGAGACGAGCGCGTTCCCCGTCCTCTCGAAGTCGGGGACGCCCGCGGTGGAGGAGCCGAGCGTCGAGGTGTGGGGCGCGGTCGAGGAGCCGACGACGTTCTCGTTCGCGGAGTTCCAGGAGCTCCCCAGCGAGACGCAGCGACAGGACTTCCACTGCGTCACCGGCTGGTCGAAGTTCGACTGCGAGTTCACCGGCGTCACCTTCCCGACACTGGCCGAGACCGTCGGCGTCGAGGACGATGCGGTCCACGTGATGTTCCACGCGGCGGACGGCTACACGACGGACCTCCCGCTGGAGGCCTGCATGCGCCGCGAGACGATGCTGGCCTGGGCGTTCGACGGCGAGCCGCTGCCCGCCGACCACGGCGGCCCGCTCAGGGTCGTGACGCCCCACCGCTACGCCTACAAGGGCGCGAAGTGGGTGACCGGCGTCGAGTTCCTCACGGACCCCGAGCGGGGCTACTGGGAGCGGCGTGGCTACTCCGTCACCGCCGACCCATGGAGCGAGGACCGGTACGCGTAG
- a CDS encoding rhomboid family intramembrane serine protease, producing the protein MAAVPPPVWYLLIAVAALVSGAVLYALARPGGRWGRHLRSRFVLGVPWGTLVVAALVVLFYLVPQDGLTHWFRPLVVPYRAWSYFYPLGILSAGFAHSGPSHLIGNLLGTFTFGVLAEYAWSHFPTGRGSQTFRSLREDPRARIAAFVGATLLAGVFMGAFSLGPVIGFSGVVFAYAGFALVRYPLGVVGLLVGGDLLNLLYRAIRQPTLTTTPGPSFSSPYWAEIAIQGHAIGFFLGVVLGAFVLARRREGASPALVWVAALLFAVDRGLWAVYTFGEGGSFVLYRAAGVALLFLVAALVASGAGATARDLIASIDLSRREAALGLLVATLVALSVVAVPYNLLAIADGGSGLDDATGVQAGDYTVYYAEDVPDRFVTAFDVPGVQTSNVTASGAIVVSEQRNIWWEEVSKRRLAFDGTRRIRVGGPTYRRTVVVNRTGWSVVGGGRAYRVRLRVDGEPWRLAYRSERARADPTVAGRNVSIGPLPDRPDDPNAFAVNVTRAGEQLGRAPVPANGTRIEVGGLRISREQRALYVSRNGTRVQVARRENYN; encoded by the coding sequence ATGGCCGCCGTACCACCACCCGTCTGGTACCTCCTCATCGCGGTCGCCGCGCTCGTCTCCGGTGCCGTGCTCTACGCGCTGGCCCGCCCCGGCGGTCGCTGGGGGCGGCATCTCCGCTCCCGGTTCGTCCTCGGCGTCCCGTGGGGGACGCTCGTCGTCGCGGCGCTCGTCGTGCTGTTCTATCTCGTCCCGCAGGACGGCCTGACCCACTGGTTCCGCCCGCTCGTCGTCCCGTACCGCGCGTGGTCGTACTTCTACCCGCTCGGCATCCTCTCGGCCGGGTTCGCACACTCTGGCCCGAGCCACCTCATCGGCAACCTCCTGGGGACGTTCACGTTCGGCGTCCTCGCGGAGTACGCCTGGAGCCACTTCCCGACCGGGCGAGGGAGCCAGACGTTCCGGTCGCTCCGCGAGGACCCGCGAGCGCGCATCGCCGCGTTCGTCGGTGCCACGCTGCTGGCCGGTGTCTTCATGGGTGCGTTCTCCCTGGGGCCGGTGATCGGCTTCTCGGGTGTCGTCTTCGCCTACGCCGGGTTCGCGCTGGTGCGCTACCCGCTCGGCGTGGTCGGACTCCTGGTCGGGGGCGACCTGCTCAACCTGCTCTACCGGGCGATCCGGCAGCCGACGCTGACCACGACGCCGGGCCCGTCGTTCTCGTCCCCCTACTGGGCCGAGATCGCCATCCAGGGCCACGCCATCGGCTTCTTCCTCGGGGTCGTCCTGGGCGCGTTCGTCCTCGCGCGGCGTCGGGAAGGCGCCTCGCCCGCACTCGTCTGGGTCGCGGCGCTGCTGTTCGCCGTGGACCGCGGGCTCTGGGCCGTCTACACGTTCGGTGAGGGCGGCAGTTTCGTCCTCTACCGCGCCGCGGGCGTCGCACTGCTGTTCCTCGTCGCGGCGCTCGTGGCGAGCGGTGCGGGCGCCACCGCACGCGACCTGATCGCCAGCATCGACCTCTCGCGCCGCGAGGCCGCCCTGGGCCTGCTGGTGGCGACGCTGGTCGCGCTCTCGGTCGTGGCGGTGCCGTACAACCTGCTCGCCATCGCCGACGGCGGGAGCGGACTGGACGACGCCACGGGCGTCCAGGCCGGTGACTACACCGTCTACTACGCCGAGGACGTGCCCGACCGGTTCGTCACCGCCTTCGACGTGCCCGGGGTCCAGACCTCGAACGTTACGGCGTCGGGCGCCATCGTCGTGAGCGAGCAGCGCAACATCTGGTGGGAGGAGGTGAGCAAGCGCCGCCTCGCCTTCGACGGGACCCGCCGCATCCGGGTCGGCGGCCCGACCTACCGCCGGACGGTCGTGGTGAACCGGACCGGCTGGTCGGTGGTCGGCGGTGGTCGGGCCTACCGTGTGCGGCTGCGCGTCGATGGGGAGCCGTGGCGGCTCGCCTACCGCTCCGAACGCGCGCGGGCCGACCCGACCGTGGCCGGGCGGAACGTGAGTATCGGGCCGCTGCCGGACCGCCCGGACGACCCCAACGCGTTCGCGGTCAACGTCACGCGGGCGGGTGAGCAGCTCGGACGCGCGCCCGTCCCGGCCAACGGGACACGCATCGAGGTCGGTGGGCTCCGGATCAGCCGCGAGCAGCGGGCGCTCTACGTCTCGCGCAACGGAACCCGGGTGCAGGTCGCCCGACGGGAGAACTACAACTGA
- a CDS encoding ribbon-helix-helix domain-containing protein: MPKVQITVPEHLEMQIAQLVERGEFVNREEAIEDLLSTGIRAYKTSGPMEDEDAGFEDDGMMGHEDEYVF; the protein is encoded by the coding sequence ATGCCGAAGGTACAAATCACCGTTCCTGAACACCTGGAGATGCAGATCGCCCAGCTCGTCGAGCGCGGGGAGTTCGTCAACCGTGAGGAGGCCATCGAGGACCTGCTCTCGACCGGAATCCGCGCGTACAAGACCAGCGGCCCGATGGAGGACGAGGACGCCGGCTTCGAGGACGACGGCATGATGGGCCACGAGGACGAGTACGTCTTCTGA
- a CDS encoding NDP-sugar synthase, whose amino-acid sequence MHAVVLAGGYATRLWPITKHRPKMFLPVGETTVIDRIFRELESDDRIDDVYVSTNERFADDFRDHLADSGFDKPVVSVEETTAEDEKFGVVGALAQLVDREGLDDDLLVVAGDNLVDFDLSEFVDFFEEREAPSLAAYDVGSREKAKSYGLVELDGDRVVDFQEKPDDPASTLVSIACYAFPREQLRFDEYLDSGNNPDEPGWYLQWLQERSDVHAFVFDGAWFDIGTPESYLETVAWYLGGDSLVADDATVVDTEVGENVHVMSGAHVEDARLERSLVFPNAHVEDCELHDSIIDEETHVENIDLAGALVGAHTHISNGED is encoded by the coding sequence ATGCATGCTGTCGTCCTGGCCGGGGGATACGCGACGCGCCTGTGGCCCATCACGAAGCACCGCCCGAAGATGTTCCTCCCCGTCGGCGAGACGACGGTCATCGACCGCATCTTCCGTGAACTCGAGTCCGACGACCGCATCGACGACGTCTACGTCTCGACCAACGAGCGGTTCGCGGACGACTTCCGCGACCATCTCGCCGACAGCGGGTTCGACAAGCCCGTCGTCTCGGTCGAGGAGACCACGGCGGAGGACGAGAAGTTCGGCGTCGTGGGGGCGCTGGCCCAGCTCGTCGACCGCGAGGGGCTCGACGACGACCTGCTGGTGGTCGCGGGCGACAACCTCGTCGACTTCGACCTGAGCGAGTTCGTCGACTTCTTCGAGGAGCGGGAGGCGCCGTCGCTCGCGGCCTACGACGTCGGCTCGCGCGAGAAGGCGAAGTCGTACGGCCTCGTCGAACTGGACGGTGACCGCGTCGTCGACTTCCAGGAGAAGCCCGACGACCCGGCGAGCACGCTCGTCTCCATCGCCTGCTACGCGTTCCCCCGCGAGCAGCTCCGGTTCGACGAGTACCTCGACAGCGGCAACAACCCCGACGAACCGGGCTGGTACCTCCAGTGGCTGCAGGAGCGCAGCGACGTCCACGCGTTCGTCTTCGACGGCGCCTGGTTCGACATCGGGACGCCCGAGTCCTACCTGGAGACCGTCGCGTGGTACCTCGGCGGGGACAGCCTCGTCGCCGACGACGCCACCGTCGTCGACACCGAGGTCGGCGAGAACGTCCACGTCATGTCCGGGGCCCACGTCGAGGACGCTCGACTGGAGCGGTCGCTGGTCTTCCCGAACGCCCACGTCGAGGACTGCGAACTCCACGATTCCATCATCGACGAGGAGACCCACGTCGAGAACATCGACCTCGCGGGCGCGCTGGTCGGCGCGCATACCCACATCTCGAACGGCGAGGACTGA
- a CDS encoding diphthine--ammonia ligase yields the protein MTDTGDSEPPADGFPRDEPWVSLFSGGKDSSWALYRALEAGLPVERLVTVHPEGDSYMYHTPATDLTALAAESIGIDLVNVHPDDFEAAAATDSGAQGDRELEPLERALEGLRDDLGGLGGVTAGAVESEYQTSRIRAMADRLGCDVFAPLWQEDPRELAGAMLDAGFEIRIVQVAAGGLDESWLGRPLDREALADLERLNEEYGVHLLGEGGEFETFVVDGPHMERRIDLEFERVWEGTRGHVRVTGASLE from the coding sequence ATGACCGACACGGGCGACAGCGAGCCCCCAGCGGACGGGTTCCCCCGCGACGAGCCGTGGGTGAGCCTCTTCTCCGGCGGCAAGGACTCCTCGTGGGCGCTCTACCGGGCGCTCGAGGCCGGCCTCCCCGTCGAGCGACTCGTCACCGTCCACCCCGAGGGCGACTCCTACATGTACCACACGCCGGCGACCGACCTGACGGCGCTGGCCGCCGAGAGCATCGGCATCGACCTCGTGAACGTCCACCCCGACGACTTCGAGGCGGCAGCGGCGACCGACTCGGGCGCCCAGGGCGACCGCGAACTGGAGCCGCTGGAGCGGGCGCTGGAGGGCCTTCGAGACGACCTGGGCGGCCTGGGGGGCGTCACCGCCGGCGCCGTCGAGAGCGAGTACCAGACCTCGCGCATCCGGGCGATGGCAGACCGGCTCGGATGCGATGTCTTCGCGCCGCTCTGGCAGGAGGACCCCCGTGAACTGGCCGGCGCGATGCTGGACGCGGGGTTCGAGATCCGCATCGTCCAGGTCGCGGCGGGCGGCCTGGACGAGTCCTGGCTCGGCCGGCCGCTCGACCGCGAGGCCCTGGCCGACCTGGAGCGGCTCAACGAGGAGTACGGCGTCCACCTGCTGGGCGAAGGCGGCGAGTTCGAGACGTTCGTCGTCGACGGGCCGCACATGGAGCGTCGCATCGACCTCGAATTCGAGCGGGTCTGGGAGGGAACCCGCGGCCATGTGCGTGTGACCGGCGCGTCGCTGGAGTAG
- a CDS encoding universal stress protein: MTRYLVGVDSKETAEQLVDYLDGKLRDEDSVAVVNSLPGGEDTSDEDVIKGREATEYVESHLDDVETHQLIRGNSPQEDLVQFAEENDIDELVIGIRKRSPTGKLVFGSTAQDLLLETTRPTVVVPLTKPV, translated from the coding sequence ATGACGCGCTATCTGGTCGGCGTGGACTCGAAGGAGACGGCAGAGCAGCTGGTCGACTACCTCGACGGGAAACTGAGAGACGAGGACTCGGTGGCCGTCGTGAACTCGCTTCCAGGCGGCGAGGACACGAGCGACGAGGACGTCATCAAGGGTCGGGAGGCGACGGAGTACGTCGAATCCCACCTCGACGACGTGGAGACCCACCAGCTCATCCGCGGGAACAGCCCGCAGGAGGACCTCGTCCAGTTCGCCGAGGAGAACGACATCGACGAACTCGTCATCGGCATCCGGAAGCGCTCGCCCACGGGCAAGCTCGTGTTCGGCTCGACCGCGCAGGACCTCCTGCTGGAGACGACCCGCCCCACGGTGGTCGTGCCGCTGACGAAACCGGTCTGA
- a CDS encoding DUF7553 family protein: MSDDPREHLRTASDRIAEAAEETEGEAAERLGNIADRVAGFAERDTGPDHGALDTVMYKLNELADEVGGETGETIRQARADVLEFRKTVEGV, encoded by the coding sequence ATGAGCGACGACCCGCGTGAGCACCTGCGTACCGCCAGCGACCGCATCGCCGAGGCCGCCGAGGAGACGGAGGGCGAGGCCGCCGAGCGACTCGGCAACATCGCCGACCGGGTCGCCGGCTTCGCCGAGCGCGATACCGGCCCGGACCACGGTGCGCTGGACACGGTGATGTACAAGCTCAACGAACTGGCCGACGAGGTGGGCGGCGAGACGGGCGAGACCATCAGGCAGGCCCGCGCGGACGTGCTGGAGTTCCGGAAGACGGTCGAGGGCGTCTGA
- the sppA gene encoding signal peptide peptidase SppA: MTGLARALVVAGLAVVSAVAGYVLFVRFPGTLAELLGVVLVLVTVGAGLRFGSRLAGSLFPTYNVAEVAVEGPITRDGGSSPLPSGPTTPGADDIVEQMERADEDDAVDALLVKLNTPGGSVVPSDDIRLAAERFDGPTVAYTTDTCASGGYWIASGCDELWAREGSVVGSIGVRSPRFTATGLLEKLGVEYRQFVAGEYKEAGSPFTDLDDDERDYLQGITDEFYETFVETVAEGRDLDESFVRDTEARVYLGSEARDLGLVDELGTRVDVEERLETILREDPQVRTFEPSRGFNVRLLGAARSVAYALGHGLADAVTPDDEVEVRAER, translated from the coding sequence ATGACAGGGCTCGCCCGCGCCCTGGTCGTCGCGGGCCTCGCGGTGGTGAGCGCGGTGGCCGGCTACGTCCTGTTCGTCAGGTTCCCCGGCACGCTCGCGGAGTTACTGGGCGTGGTCCTTGTGCTGGTGACGGTCGGTGCCGGCCTCCGGTTCGGGAGCCGGCTCGCCGGCTCGCTGTTCCCGACGTACAACGTCGCGGAGGTGGCGGTCGAGGGGCCCATCACCCGGGACGGCGGGAGCAGCCCGCTCCCCTCCGGCCCCACCACGCCCGGCGCCGACGACATCGTCGAGCAGATGGAGCGGGCCGACGAGGACGACGCGGTCGACGCGCTGCTCGTGAAGCTCAACACGCCGGGCGGCAGCGTCGTGCCCAGCGACGACATCCGGCTCGCCGCCGAGCGCTTCGACGGCCCCACCGTCGCGTACACCACGGACACCTGCGCCAGCGGCGGGTACTGGATCGCCTCGGGCTGTGACGAGCTGTGGGCTCGCGAGGGCTCCGTCGTCGGCTCCATCGGCGTCCGGAGCCCACGGTTCACGGCGACGGGGCTGCTGGAGAAGCTCGGCGTCGAGTACAGGCAGTTCGTCGCCGGGGAGTACAAGGAGGCCGGCTCACCGTTCACCGACCTCGACGACGACGAGCGCGACTACCTCCAGGGCATCACGGACGAGTTCTACGAGACGTTCGTCGAGACGGTGGCCGAGGGACGCGACCTCGACGAGTCGTTCGTCCGCGACACCGAGGCGCGGGTCTACCTCGGCTCCGAGGCCCGCGACCTCGGGCTGGTCGACGAGCTCGGAACCCGGGTAGACGTCGAGGAGCGCCTCGAGACGATCCTCCGCGAGGACCCCCAGGTACGGACGTTCGAGCCGAGCCGTGGCTTCAACGTGCGCCTCCTGGGCGCCGCGCGGAGCGTCGCGTACGCACTCGGCCATGGCCTCGCCGACGCGGTCACGCCCGACGACGAGGTCGAGGTCCGGGCCGAGCGGTGA
- a CDS encoding SDR family NAD(P)-dependent oxidoreductase — MVNVNERFSVEGQNVIITGSSQGIGRETAEQFAHEGANVVVTSRSQEKIEEVADGINDSEAPGRAIAVECDVRERESVEALVEATVEEFGSLDSMINNAGASFMAGFDDISENGWKTIVDINLHGTFHGAQVAGQRMQEQGDGGTIINFASVAGTEGSQYMSHYGAAKAAVVNLTASLSANYAPHGIRVNCIAPGLVGTAGVASQMGINPADVDRGDVDKEMGLPEEIADLTQFLASEASSYIVGETITAQGVPPLEDSNI; from the coding sequence ATGGTAAACGTCAACGAGCGGTTCTCCGTCGAGGGGCAGAACGTCATCATCACCGGATCGAGTCAGGGCATCGGTCGCGAGACGGCCGAGCAGTTCGCCCACGAGGGAGCCAACGTCGTCGTCACGAGCCGGTCGCAGGAGAAGATCGAGGAGGTGGCCGACGGCATCAACGACTCCGAGGCCCCCGGCCGGGCAATCGCGGTCGAGTGCGACGTCCGCGAGCGGGAGTCGGTCGAGGCACTCGTCGAGGCCACCGTCGAGGAGTTCGGCAGCCTCGACTCGATGATCAACAACGCCGGCGCCTCGTTCATGGCCGGCTTCGACGACATCTCCGAGAACGGCTGGAAGACCATCGTCGACATCAACCTCCACGGCACCTTCCACGGCGCGCAGGTCGCCGGCCAGCGGATGCAGGAGCAGGGCGACGGCGGGACCATCATCAACTTCGCCTCCGTCGCCGGAACCGAGGGCTCGCAGTACATGAGCCACTACGGGGCCGCGAAGGCGGCGGTGGTCAACCTCACCGCCTCGCTGTCGGCGAACTACGCCCCCCACGGCATCCGCGTGAACTGCATCGCCCCCGGCCTCGTCGGCACGGCCGGCGTCGCCTCGCAGATGGGCATCAACCCGGCCGACGTGGACCGCGGGGACGTCGACAAGGAGATGGGCCTCCCCGAGGAGATCGCCGACCTCACCCAGTTCCTGGCCAGCGAGGCCTCCTCGTACATCGTCGGCGAGACGATCACCGCCCAGGGCGTCCCCCCGCTCGAGGACTCGAACATCTGA
- a CDS encoding UPF0058 family protein, protein MHKDELLELHEQMVSIMGTFDDMDDVDSSVFEEYKGLDVTPNDVHKSKSEHKHAVFVLGNALAKVMSEDEFSDAGRIGKRMEELADDAERKL, encoded by the coding sequence ATGCACAAGGACGAACTGCTGGAGCTCCACGAACAGATGGTCTCCATCATGGGGACGTTCGACGACATGGACGACGTCGACTCGAGCGTGTTCGAGGAGTACAAGGGCCTGGACGTGACGCCGAACGACGTTCACAAGTCCAAATCCGAGCACAAGCACGCGGTGTTCGTCCTCGGGAACGCCCTGGCGAAGGTGATGAGCGAGGACGAGTTCTCCGACGCCGGCCGGATCGGCAAGCGGATGGAGGAACTCGCCGACGACGCCGAGCGCAAGCTCTGA